A stretch of the Lolium perenne isolate Kyuss_39 chromosome 3, Kyuss_2.0, whole genome shotgun sequence genome encodes the following:
- the LOC127343696 gene encoding uncharacterized protein, with the protein MAPLTPRLVVPIDVKRKPWEQKVHLHNRWHPDIPPVADVTEGELFRVEMVDCTGGRVRDDDSADDIKFLDLTIVHYLSGPFRIVDAEGVPASPGDLLAVEICNLGPLPGDEWGYTGIFERDNGGGFLTDHFPSARKAIWYFEGIYAYSPQIPGVRFPGLTHPGIVGTAPSVELLNIWNERERKLTETSLESLSLCEVLHQRPLAILPTSESCLLGNIEEGTAEWQKIATEAARTIPGRENGGNCDIKNLSRGSKVYLPVFVEGANLSTGDMHFSQGDGEVSFCGAIEMSGFLELKCEIIRGGMKEYLTPVGPTALHVNPIFEIGPVEPRFSEWLVFEGISVDESGKQHFLDASVAYKRAVLNAIEYLSRFGYSKEQVYLLLSCCPCEGRISGIVDAPNAVATLAIPTSIFDQDIRPKRLGHGPILRRTPDVLRCT; encoded by the exons ATGGCTCCTCTGACTCCCAGACTTGTAGTGCCCATAGATGTGAAAAGGAAGCCTTGGGagcagaaggttcatctccaTAACCGCTGGCATCCGGATATCCCACCTGTTGCTGATGTAACTGAAGGGGAATTATTCCGAGTTGAGATGGTGGATTGTACTGGAGGACGGGTTAGAGATGATGACTCCGCAGATGATATCAAGTTTCTGGACCTCACAATT GTTCATTATCTTAGTGGCCCCTTTAGAATAGTTGATGCTGAAGGGGTTCCAGCTTCACCCGGTGATCTTCTTGCGGTAGAGATCTGCAACCTCGGTCCGCTTCCTGGCGATGAGTGGGGTTATACTGGAATATTCGAAAGGGATAATGGAGGTGGATTCTTAACTGACCACTTTCCAAGTGCAAGAAAAGCCATTTGGTATTTTGAAGGAATTTATGCATACTCCCCTCAGATACCTG GCGTTCGGTTTCCGGGTTTAACTCATCCTGGTATAGTTGGAACTGCACCATCAGTCGAACTTCTTAATATATGGAACGAAAGGGAAAGGAAATTGACCGAGACAAGTCTCGAGTCTCTGAGCCTGTGTGAAGTTCTACACCAGAGGCCCCTTGCTATCTTACCAACCTCCGAAAGCTGCTTACTTGGAAAT ATTGAAGAAGGGACTGCTGAATGGCAAAAGATTGCAACTGAAGCAGCAAGAACTATTCCTGGAAGAGAGAACGGGGGGAACTGTGACATTAAGAATCTAAGCAGGGGTTCCAAAGTTTATCTACCAGTATTTGTTGAAGGAGCAAATTTGAGTACTGGTGATATGCACTTTTCCCAAGGTGACGGTGAAGTCTCATTTTGTGGAGCAATAGAAATGAGTGGATTCCTTGAGCTAAA GTGTGAGATTATAAGAGGTGGGATGAAGGAATACTTGACTCCTGTTGGTCCGACAGCACTTCATGTGAATCCTATCTTTGAGATAGGTCCAGTGGAGCCACGCTTCTCAGAATGGTTAGTATTTGAGGGAATCAGTGTAGATGAATCTGGGAAACAGCATTTCCTTGATGCATCAGTTGCCTACAAGCGTGCAGTTCTGAATGCCATTGAATACCTGTCCAGATTTGGGTACTCTAAGGAGCAG GTCTATCTTTTGCTATCATGTTGTCCATGTGAGGGTAGGATATCCGGAATAGTAGACGCTCCTAATGCAGTGGCGACACTTGCCATCCCTACATCAATATTTGACCAG GATATAAGGCCAAAACGTCTGGGGCATGGACCAATATTGAGGAGAACTCCGGATGTTCTGAGGTGCACCTAG